A single genomic interval of Nocardioides palaemonis harbors:
- a CDS encoding PQQ-dependent sugar dehydrogenase translates to MRSRLALTSLAVVLGAATGCAGNEQQPIPRVTQPTDLPSQPTAGPDGDDGGSTGGSTGGSGGQRSPRVVRTLVDQLEVPWGVDFLPDGSAVVTERISGRVLGVDADGALTRLGGVAATVPEGEAGLLGVAVSPDFTRDRTLFLYVTTGTDNRVVRARLDGTTLGEPQVVLQGIPRGFIHDGGRIAFGPDGYLYVTTGETGDPELAQDPDSLAGKILRITADGDPAPGNPDPASPVWSLGHRNVQGLAWDDEGRLWASEFGDSEWDELNLVEKGGNYGWPEVEGAGGGRRFIDPQLVWPVEEASPSGLAWADGHLWMAGLRGQRLWRIDVSADGTASAPKAFLTGDYGRLRTVVTAPDGRLWLTTSNRDGRGQPTPADDRIIVLRP, encoded by the coding sequence ATGAGATCGCGCCTCGCCCTCACCTCGCTGGCGGTCGTGCTGGGTGCCGCCACCGGGTGCGCGGGCAACGAGCAGCAGCCGATCCCGCGGGTCACCCAGCCCACCGACCTCCCCAGCCAGCCGACCGCCGGCCCCGACGGGGACGACGGCGGCTCGACCGGCGGCTCGACCGGCGGCTCGGGGGGACAGCGCTCGCCTCGCGTGGTCCGCACGCTGGTCGACCAGCTCGAGGTGCCGTGGGGGGTGGACTTCCTCCCCGACGGCAGCGCTGTCGTCACCGAGCGGATCAGCGGCCGGGTCCTCGGGGTCGACGCGGACGGCGCGCTGACCCGGCTCGGCGGTGTGGCCGCGACGGTCCCCGAGGGCGAGGCGGGGCTGCTCGGCGTCGCCGTCTCCCCCGACTTCACCCGCGACCGGACGCTCTTCCTCTACGTCACGACCGGCACCGACAACCGGGTCGTGCGCGCGCGGCTCGACGGCACGACGCTCGGCGAGCCGCAGGTGGTGCTGCAGGGCATCCCGCGCGGCTTCATCCACGACGGCGGCCGGATCGCGTTCGGGCCGGACGGCTACCTCTACGTCACCACCGGCGAGACCGGCGACCCGGAGCTCGCGCAGGACCCCGACAGCCTGGCGGGCAAGATCCTGCGGATCACCGCCGACGGCGACCCCGCGCCCGGCAATCCCGACCCGGCGTCACCGGTGTGGTCGCTCGGGCACCGCAACGTGCAGGGCCTCGCCTGGGACGACGAGGGCCGCCTGTGGGCCTCCGAGTTCGGCGACTCCGAGTGGGACGAGCTCAACCTGGTCGAGAAGGGCGGCAACTACGGCTGGCCCGAGGTCGAGGGTGCCGGCGGCGGACGCCGGTTCATCGACCCGCAGCTGGTCTGGCCGGTCGAGGAGGCCTCCCCCAGCGGACTGGCGTGGGCCGACGGCCACCTGTGGATGGCGGGCCTGCGCGGTCAGCGGCTGTGGCGCATCGACGTCTCCGCCGACGGCACGGCGTCGGCCCCGAAGGCGTTCCTCACCGGCGACTACGGCCGGCTGCGCACCGTCGTCACCGCCCCCGACGGGCGGCTCTGGCTGACCACGTCGAACCGGGACGGTCGCGGTCAGCCGACCCCGGCCGACGACCGGATCATCGTGCTGCGCCCCTGA
- a CDS encoding ABC transporter permease yields the protein MSLTEQTHRAGALERPEIRHTSLWHQSVTIFRRNLIHIKRMPEMLLDVTIQPVMFVLLFAFVFGGAITVSSATGYREWLLGGIMGQTIAFASFIVAIGLTADIDKGIVDRFRSLPINPAAILVGRSMSSITHSFIGIVVMSLTGLVVGWRIRGSVLDALAAYGLLLLWGFAMIWVGILVGSAMRSVEAVNGVMFTTMFPLTFLSNAFAPSEAMSPVLRAIAEWNPISALVQAVRELWGNTGPAPADSHLPMHHPVLFTVLWTVAITAVVAPLALRVFRNRTMQ from the coding sequence ATGAGCCTGACGGAGCAGACCCACCGGGCCGGAGCGCTGGAGCGGCCCGAGATCCGGCACACGTCCCTGTGGCACCAGTCGGTCACGATCTTCCGGCGCAACCTGATCCACATCAAGCGGATGCCGGAGATGCTGCTCGACGTCACCATCCAGCCGGTGATGTTCGTGCTGCTCTTCGCCTTCGTCTTCGGCGGCGCGATCACCGTGTCGTCGGCCACCGGCTACCGCGAGTGGCTGCTCGGCGGGATCATGGGCCAGACCATCGCCTTCGCCTCGTTCATCGTCGCCATCGGGCTCACCGCCGACATCGACAAGGGCATCGTCGACCGGTTCCGGTCGCTGCCGATCAACCCCGCCGCGATCCTCGTCGGGCGCAGCATGTCGAGCATCACCCACTCGTTCATCGGCATCGTCGTGATGTCGCTGACCGGCCTGGTCGTCGGGTGGCGGATCCGCGGGTCGGTCCTCGACGCGCTCGCCGCCTACGGGCTGCTGCTGCTCTGGGGCTTCGCGATGATCTGGGTCGGCATCCTCGTCGGCTCGGCGATGCGCTCGGTCGAGGCGGTCAACGGCGTCATGTTCACCACGATGTTCCCGCTGACCTTCCTCTCCAACGCCTTCGCGCCGTCGGAGGCGATGAGCCCGGTCCTGCGCGCGATCGCGGAGTGGAACCCGATCTCCGCGCTCGTCCAGGCCGTCCGCGAGCTGTGGGGCAACACCGGGCCGGCGCCGGCCGACTCGCACCTGCCGATGCACCACCCGGTGCTCTTCACGGTGCTGTGGACCGTCGCGATCACGGCTGTCGTCGCGCCGCTCGCGCTCAGGGTCTTCCGCAACCGCACGATGCAGTGA
- a CDS encoding ATP-binding cassette domain-containing protein: MSGEHAIEAEGLVKQFGETLAVDDVSFVVPRGSVLGLLGPNGAGKTTTVRMMTTLTRPTRGTARVAGHDVLEDPAAVRRSMGLTGQSATVDELLTGRENLWLVGSLYGLDRRTIARVSDELLERFSLTDAAGRVVKTYSGGMRRRLDLAVSLVATPPVLFLDEPTTGLDPRSRVELWEVLRDLVDDGTTLLLTTQYLEEADQLADDIVVIDRGTVIAQGTPLELKDASGRASLVVTVSRADDLAAAAERIRGAGLETHVETSARRITAPAEGLSDVTRIAAIFDGSGIEIDDLGLQRPSLDDVFLNLTGHRAEDGPDADADPDDDTTLAEVRA, translated from the coding sequence GTGTCAGGGGAGCACGCGATCGAGGCCGAGGGCCTCGTCAAGCAGTTCGGCGAGACGCTGGCGGTCGACGACGTCAGCTTCGTGGTGCCACGGGGCTCGGTGCTGGGCCTGCTGGGCCCCAACGGCGCCGGCAAGACGACGACGGTGCGCATGATGACCACGCTGACCCGCCCGACCCGCGGGACGGCTCGCGTGGCCGGCCACGACGTGCTCGAGGACCCGGCTGCGGTCCGCCGCTCGATGGGGCTCACTGGCCAGTCCGCCACGGTCGACGAGCTGCTGACCGGGCGCGAGAACCTCTGGCTGGTCGGCAGCCTCTACGGCCTCGACCGGCGCACCATCGCCCGGGTCAGCGACGAGCTGCTCGAGCGGTTCTCCCTCACCGACGCGGCGGGACGCGTGGTGAAGACGTACTCCGGTGGCATGCGCCGGCGCCTCGACCTGGCGGTGAGCCTGGTCGCCACGCCGCCCGTGCTGTTCCTCGACGAGCCGACGACTGGCCTCGACCCCCGCAGCCGCGTCGAGCTGTGGGAGGTGCTGCGCGACCTCGTCGACGACGGCACCACGCTGCTGCTCACCACGCAGTACCTCGAGGAGGCCGACCAGCTCGCCGACGACATCGTCGTCATCGACCGCGGCACGGTGATCGCCCAGGGCACGCCGCTGGAGCTCAAGGACGCCTCGGGCAGGGCGTCGCTCGTGGTCACCGTCTCGCGTGCCGACGACCTCGCTGCCGCGGCCGAGCGGATCCGCGGCGCCGGGCTCGAGACCCACGTCGAGACCTCCGCCCGGCGGATCACCGCCCCGGCCGAGGGCCTGTCCGACGTCACCCGGATCGCGGCGATCTTCGACGGCAGCGGCATCGAGATCGACGACCTCGGGCTCCAGCGCCCCAGCCTCGACGACGTGTTCCTCAACCTCACCGGCCACCGCGCCGAGGACGGCCCCGACGCCGATGCGGACCCCGACGACGACACGACCCTCGCGGAGGTGCGGGCATGA
- a CDS encoding ECF transporter S component, with translation MSLLDRAAPARDDRRDEHPGVALPIGPRTAAVLVLASLAGLMMLCWPLLLEAQPGQRVEPPFLFLALLPLVMVVVLAEMGEGGMDSRVLAVLGVLSAINAVMRGLGAGTAGIEMVFFLLVLGGRVFGAGFGFVLGCTSLFASALLTAGVGPWLPFQMICAAWVGMGAGMLPRRVGGRAEIAMLVGYAVVASYLYGLLMNLSYWPFTLGIVVPGHEGSLAYVAGAPVLENAHRFGVYTLLTSTGGWDTGRAITTGVAIVVLGPAILTTLRRAARRAVVRGAAR, from the coding sequence ATGAGCCTCCTCGACCGGGCAGCACCCGCCCGCGACGACCGCCGCGACGAGCACCCCGGTGTGGCGCTGCCGATCGGCCCGCGCACGGCCGCCGTGCTCGTCCTCGCGTCGCTCGCCGGACTGATGATGCTGTGCTGGCCGCTGCTCCTCGAGGCCCAGCCCGGCCAGCGGGTCGAGCCGCCGTTCCTCTTCCTCGCCCTGCTGCCGCTGGTGATGGTCGTCGTCCTGGCCGAGATGGGCGAGGGCGGGATGGACTCCCGGGTGCTGGCCGTGCTCGGCGTGCTCTCGGCCATCAACGCGGTGATGCGCGGCCTCGGCGCCGGGACGGCCGGCATCGAGATGGTGTTCTTCCTCCTCGTGCTGGGGGGCCGGGTGTTCGGCGCCGGCTTCGGCTTCGTGCTCGGCTGCACCTCGCTCTTCGCCTCGGCGCTGCTCACCGCCGGCGTCGGGCCGTGGCTGCCGTTCCAGATGATCTGCGCCGCGTGGGTGGGGATGGGCGCCGGGATGCTGCCGCGGCGGGTCGGTGGCCGCGCCGAGATCGCGATGCTCGTCGGCTACGCGGTCGTCGCGTCCTACCTCTACGGCCTGCTGATGAACCTCAGCTACTGGCCCTTCACCCTCGGCATCGTGGTCCCCGGCCACGAGGGCTCGCTGGCCTACGTCGCGGGCGCGCCGGTGCTGGAGAACGCCCACCGCTTCGGTGTCTACACCCTGCTCACCTCGACCGGCGGCTGGGACACCGGGCGCGCGATCACCACGGGCGTGGCGATCGTGGTGCTCGGGCCGGCGATCCTCACCACCCTGCGCCGTGCGGCTCGCCGCGCGGTGGTCAGGGGCGCAGCACGATGA
- a CDS encoding energy-coupling factor transporter transmembrane component T: protein MTGPALPRDLHPIAWWTWAIGLATAASLTTNPLLLLLVMGTASVVVVARRSGHPFGRSFRLYVSLAVLTVVLRVVFRIVFGGQEVGHVLLDLPEVPLPDWAAGVRLLGPVTSEALLAGLYDGMRLAAIIICVGAANSLANPKRLLASVPPALYEIGTALVVAVTIFPQLADSARRVRAAQALRGGATKGVGRLRRFLVPVLEDALERSLALAAGMDTRGYGRSGGATPRQRRTTGALLMLALAGICVGTYAWLDPTAPRVLALPMLGAGAVVAVVGLVSAGRRVERTRYRPDPWNPPELLTVAVGVAVAALGWHLGRTQVVVAYPTVDVMPYLSPLALAVGLLGVVPAVATPLPATTPVRTAQEPEAVPTHDHADQEVAA from the coding sequence GTGACCGGACCGGCCCTGCCGCGTGACCTGCACCCGATCGCCTGGTGGACCTGGGCGATCGGGCTGGCCACCGCGGCGTCGCTCACCACCAACCCGCTGCTGCTCCTCCTCGTGATGGGCACGGCGTCGGTGGTGGTCGTGGCACGCCGGTCCGGTCACCCCTTCGGCCGCTCGTTCCGCCTCTACGTCTCGCTCGCCGTCCTGACGGTCGTGCTGCGCGTCGTCTTCCGGATCGTCTTCGGCGGCCAGGAGGTCGGTCACGTGCTGCTCGACCTTCCCGAGGTGCCGCTGCCGGACTGGGCGGCCGGCGTCCGGCTGCTCGGCCCGGTCACCAGCGAGGCGCTGCTCGCGGGCCTCTACGACGGCATGCGCCTCGCCGCGATCATCATCTGCGTCGGCGCCGCCAACTCGCTCGCCAACCCCAAGCGGCTGCTGGCCTCGGTGCCGCCGGCGCTCTACGAGATCGGCACCGCGCTCGTCGTCGCGGTGACGATCTTCCCCCAGCTCGCCGACAGCGCCCGCCGGGTGCGCGCGGCGCAGGCCCTGCGCGGGGGAGCGACGAAGGGCGTGGGTCGGCTGCGGCGGTTCCTCGTGCCCGTCCTCGAGGACGCGCTGGAGCGTTCGCTCGCGCTCGCCGCGGGCATGGACACCCGCGGCTACGGCCGGTCGGGCGGCGCCACGCCCCGCCAGCGCCGGACCACCGGCGCCCTGCTCATGCTCGCCCTCGCCGGCATCTGCGTCGGGACCTACGCCTGGCTCGACCCGACCGCGCCCCGGGTGCTCGCGCTGCCGATGCTCGGCGCCGGAGCCGTGGTCGCGGTGGTCGGGCTGGTCAGCGCCGGTCGGCGGGTCGAGCGCACCCGCTACCGCCCCGACCCGTGGAACCCGCCCGAGCTGCTCACGGTCGCCGTCGGCGTCGCGGTCGCGGCGCTCGGCTGGCACCTCGGTCGCACGCAGGTGGTGGTCGCCTACCCGACGGTCGACGTGATGCCCTACCTCTCCCCGCTGGCCCTCGCCGTCGGCCTGCTCGGTGTCGTCCCGGCGGTCGCGACACCGCTCCCCGCGACCACGCCCGTACGGACCGCGCAGGAGCCCGAGGCCGTGCCGACCCACGACCACGCCGACCAGGAGGTGGCCGCATGA
- a CDS encoding prenyltransferase/squalene oxidase repeat-containing protein: MLHRNRPLRTATAVLATAALGAGVLGAAPASADPSPALRSAKAAVSTDSTPSTIAAEWMAGELENGLLISGTNPDFGLTIDTGMALSTIASQGGTVTAINNTLEPRIAEYVGNGTEESYAGPLAKAATFARIAKKNPTSYGGINLITRLEERTADVPADPAAEPQKAAIAGRIFDKSASGNYANVVGQSYAVRALTLAQSTEAAAARDFLLKQQCASGAFRVDFANADQPVQACTDGAAGSEADPDATAFAVINLVESGDKSAAVVGALAKAGTWLAARQRNSGAFRAAAPVSQINTNTTAIAGYALGLLKNRDASQKAALWVRKNQPVDKYKCRTALTKDTGAVAYRKDRVKASTTSGIPADARSEWRRATSQAILGLQFAPASKDKLRIVSVRKQARSGERVQFRVFGLAPSESACMQVKGDFLRVKGKKSGDKIVRKLQLPAGNQRRVGLVKTSDDEARTSLRVRN, encoded by the coding sequence ATGCTTCATCGCAACCGACCTCTCCGGACGGCCACCGCCGTCCTCGCGACCGCCGCCCTGGGCGCCGGCGTCCTCGGCGCGGCCCCCGCCTCGGCGGACCCGTCCCCGGCGCTGCGCTCGGCCAAGGCCGCGGTCAGCACCGACAGCACGCCGTCGACCATCGCCGCCGAGTGGATGGCCGGTGAGCTCGAGAACGGCCTGCTCATCAGCGGGACCAACCCTGACTTCGGCCTCACCATCGACACCGGCATGGCGCTGTCGACCATCGCCAGCCAGGGCGGCACCGTCACGGCGATCAACAACACCCTCGAGCCCCGCATCGCCGAGTACGTCGGCAACGGGACCGAGGAGTCGTACGCCGGTCCGCTGGCCAAGGCAGCGACCTTCGCCCGGATCGCCAAGAAGAACCCGACGAGCTACGGGGGGATCAACCTGATCACCCGCCTCGAGGAGCGCACCGCCGACGTCCCGGCCGACCCGGCCGCGGAGCCGCAGAAGGCCGCCATCGCCGGCCGGATCTTCGACAAGTCCGCGTCGGGCAACTACGCCAACGTGGTCGGCCAGTCCTACGCCGTGCGCGCCCTCACGCTCGCGCAGTCGACCGAGGCGGCCGCCGCCCGCGACTTCCTGCTCAAGCAGCAGTGCGCGTCCGGCGCCTTCCGCGTCGACTTCGCCAACGCCGACCAGCCCGTCCAGGCCTGCACCGACGGTGCGGCCGGCAGCGAGGCCGACCCGGACGCCACCGCGTTCGCGGTGATCAACCTCGTCGAGTCGGGCGACAAGTCCGCGGCCGTCGTCGGCGCGCTCGCCAAGGCCGGCACCTGGCTGGCCGCCCGCCAGCGCAACAGCGGGGCGTTCCGCGCCGCCGCGCCGGTGAGCCAGATCAACACCAACACCACGGCCATCGCGGGCTACGCCCTCGGCCTGCTGAAGAACCGCGACGCGTCGCAGAAGGCCGCCCTGTGGGTGCGCAAGAACCAGCCGGTCGACAAGTACAAGTGCCGCACCGCGCTGACCAAGGACACGGGTGCCGTGGCCTACCGCAAGGACCGGGTCAAGGCCTCGACGACCAGCGGCATCCCGGCGGACGCCCGCAGCGAGTGGCGCCGTGCCACCTCGCAGGCGATCCTCGGCCTGCAGTTCGCCCCCGCGAGCAAGGACAAGCTGCGCATCGTCTCGGTGCGCAAGCAGGCCCGCTCGGGCGAGCGCGTGCAGTTCCGCGTCTTCGGCCTCGCGCCGAGCGAGAGCGCCTGCATGCAGGTCAAGGGTGACTTCCTGCGCGTGAAGGGCAAGAAGTCGGGCGACAAGATCGTGCGCAAGCTCCAGCTGCCCGCCGGCAACCAGCGCCGCGTCGGCCTGGTGAAGACCTCGGACGACGAGGCCCGCACCTCGCTGCGCGTGCGCAACTGA
- a CDS encoding WD40/YVTN/BNR-like repeat-containing protein: protein MSRTLLMVGTRKGLWLGTSDEARTAWDWTGPHFPMEEVYSVMLDTRGDTPRLLAGASSSWLGPQVWRSDDLGTTWDETPNGAARFPEDTGATLARVWQLQPGFEDGVVWAGTEPGAIFRSTDRGETFSLVRGLWDHPHRPEWNAGFGGQAFHTILPDPRDGEHVLAALSTGGVYVTADGGSSWSPSNTGVKAEFFPGERNYPEFGQCVHKVARDAEDPDRLYLQNHGGVYRSDDGGASWQDIAPGLPTEFGFAMVAHPHRAGTAYNFPITGAEARWPVDGKARVYRTHDAGASWEPLGEGALPDGYFTAVMRDAMCVDDHDLPGLYFGGRNGGVWASPDEGSTWAEIHKDLPDVLVVRAARID, encoded by the coding sequence ATGTCGCGCACGCTGTTGATGGTCGGCACCCGCAAGGGCCTGTGGCTCGGGACCTCCGACGAGGCCCGGACCGCCTGGGACTGGACGGGTCCGCACTTCCCGATGGAGGAGGTCTACTCCGTCATGCTCGACACGCGCGGCGACACCCCGCGGCTGCTGGCCGGCGCGTCGTCGAGCTGGCTGGGGCCGCAGGTGTGGCGCTCCGACGACCTGGGCACCACGTGGGACGAGACCCCCAACGGCGCGGCCCGCTTCCCCGAGGACACGGGCGCGACCCTCGCCCGCGTGTGGCAGCTCCAGCCGGGTTTCGAGGACGGAGTGGTCTGGGCCGGGACCGAGCCGGGGGCGATCTTCCGCTCGACCGACCGCGGCGAGACCTTCTCCCTGGTGCGCGGCCTGTGGGACCACCCGCACCGCCCCGAGTGGAACGCGGGCTTCGGCGGACAGGCCTTCCACACGATCCTCCCCGACCCGCGCGACGGCGAGCACGTGCTGGCGGCCCTCTCGACCGGCGGGGTCTACGTCACCGCCGACGGGGGATCGTCCTGGTCGCCCTCCAACACCGGCGTGAAGGCCGAGTTCTTCCCCGGCGAGCGCAACTACCCGGAGTTCGGGCAGTGCGTCCACAAGGTCGCCCGCGACGCCGAGGACCCCGACCGGCTCTACCTGCAGAACCACGGCGGCGTCTACCGCTCGGACGACGGCGGCGCGTCCTGGCAGGACATCGCGCCGGGCCTCCCGACCGAGTTCGGGTTCGCCATGGTGGCGCACCCCCACCGGGCCGGCACGGCGTACAACTTCCCGATCACCGGCGCCGAGGCGCGCTGGCCGGTCGACGGCAAGGCCCGGGTCTACCGCACGCACGACGCCGGCGCCTCGTGGGAGCCGCTCGGCGAGGGCGCGCTGCCCGACGGCTACTTCACCGCGGTGATGCGCGACGCGATGTGCGTCGACGACCACGACCTGCCCGGCCTCTACTTCGGTGGCCGCAACGGCGGCGTGTGGGCCTCGCCCGACGAGGGGTCGACCTGGGCGGAGATCCACAAGGACCTGCCCGACGTGCTGGTCGTCCGCGCCGCCCGGATCGACTGA
- a CDS encoding EamA family transporter: MTDRPSRAALGPVGLVLVGIASVQLGAAIAKALFDVVSPTAMVWLRLVTSAVVLVALARPRLRGRSREDWLVVVGFGASLATMNWAIYQSFARIPLGIAVTIEFIGPLTLAVLGSRRARDLAWVLLAGVGVLLLGFERTDLDLAGVLFALLAGAAWAAYILLSAGTGRRWAGFDGLAVASLVAATAMTLPALLTAGSDLWDGRVLLLGALVGLLSSVIPYSCELVALRSLRPAVFGILMSLEPAAAALAAIAVLHETLSPVQWLAVACVVAASVGATRTGARQDAPGTIAT, translated from the coding sequence GTGACCGACCGACCGAGCCGCGCCGCGCTCGGACCCGTCGGTCTCGTCCTCGTCGGCATCGCGTCGGTGCAGCTGGGCGCGGCGATCGCGAAGGCGCTGTTCGACGTCGTCTCGCCGACCGCGATGGTCTGGCTGCGCCTGGTCACCAGCGCGGTCGTGCTGGTGGCGCTCGCCCGGCCCCGCCTGCGTGGGCGTTCCCGGGAGGACTGGCTGGTGGTCGTCGGCTTCGGCGCGAGCCTGGCGACGATGAACTGGGCGATCTACCAGTCCTTCGCCCGGATCCCGCTGGGCATCGCGGTGACCATCGAGTTCATCGGCCCGCTCACGCTCGCCGTGCTCGGCTCGCGCCGGGCCCGCGACCTGGCCTGGGTGCTCCTCGCCGGCGTCGGCGTGCTCCTGCTCGGGTTCGAGCGCACCGACCTCGACCTCGCGGGCGTGCTGTTCGCCCTGCTCGCCGGCGCCGCGTGGGCGGCCTACATCCTGCTGAGCGCCGGCACCGGGCGCCGCTGGGCCGGGTTCGACGGCCTCGCCGTCGCCAGCCTGGTCGCCGCCACGGCGATGACCCTCCCCGCGCTGCTCACCGCCGGCTCGGACCTGTGGGACGGGCGGGTGCTGCTGCTCGGCGCGCTCGTCGGCCTGCTGAGCTCGGTGATCCCCTACAGCTGCGAGCTGGTCGCGCTGCGCTCGCTGCGCCCGGCCGTCTTCGGCATCCTGATGAGCCTCGAGCCCGCAGCCGCGGCCCTGGCGGCGATCGCGGTGCTCCACGAGACCCTGTCGCCCGTCCAGTGGCTGGCCGTGGCGTGCGTCGTCGCCGCGTCGGTCGGCGCCACGCGCACCGGCGCCCGTCAGGACGCACCCGGCACAATCGCGACATGA
- a CDS encoding PadR family transcriptional regulator, protein MSQDLPVTGYAILGLLTFGDELTGYEVKQRADVTLRFYWVSPAMSQVYTELRRLTDHGLVRPSTRPDGGREVTTYAITEAGQQALRTWMDATPAGFPVLKHTVLLRLLVGHATEPDHTRRMLRDYLDELDTALADLTQVRESLRGADEPGDAFRFPSIVADWGLDYFAAEQRHTRRALDSLSEHGTTPGAGPPPA, encoded by the coding sequence ATGAGTCAAGACCTTCCCGTCACGGGCTACGCGATCCTCGGGCTGCTCACGTTCGGCGACGAGCTGACCGGCTACGAGGTCAAGCAGCGCGCCGACGTCACGCTGCGCTTCTACTGGGTGTCCCCCGCGATGAGCCAGGTCTACACCGAGCTGCGCCGCCTCACCGACCACGGGCTGGTGCGGCCGTCGACCCGCCCCGACGGCGGGCGCGAGGTGACGACGTACGCCATCACCGAGGCGGGCCAGCAGGCGCTCCGGACCTGGATGGACGCCACGCCGGCCGGCTTCCCGGTGCTGAAGCACACGGTGCTGCTGCGCCTGCTCGTCGGCCACGCCACCGAGCCCGACCACACCCGCCGGATGCTGCGCGACTACCTCGACGAGCTCGACACCGCGCTGGCCGACCTGACGCAGGTGCGCGAGAGCCTCCGCGGGGCCGACGAGCCGGGCGACGCCTTCCGGTTCCCCTCGATCGTCGCGGACTGGGGCCTCGACTACTTCGCCGCCGAGCAGCGCCACACCCGCCGCGCGCTCGACAGCCTGTCCGAGCACGGGACCACGCCCGGCGCGGGGCCGCCCCCTGCATAG
- a CDS encoding ABC transporter ATP-binding protein: protein MIGRDVVELRGIGLRYDRHHVLRDVDLTLEEGELVVVSGRTGVGKSSLLGVVTGLVPRFTGGELTGDVLLDGRSILDQPPRERAHRVGYVGQDPLAGFVTDTVEEELAYGMEQLGVPAETMRRRVEETLDLLGIADLRARDLRTLSGGQQQRVAIGSVLTTHPRVLVLDEPTSALDPTAAEDVLATITRLVHDLGLTVLLAEHRLERVVPFADRICLVTGDGGIRTAAPEVVLADSPVAPPLVDLGRLAGWDPLPLTVRDARRHARSLPDLRPPTDPVLTAAEPLVEARGVTVVHGRTVAVREVDLTLSAGRVTVLMGRNGSGKSSLIWTLQGSGKRRSGTLSVGGDDPASLSAAERRAHVGLVPQTAADLLYLESVADECAAADSGAEARPDTCRGLLDRLAPGIDPATHPRDLSEGQRLALALAIVLTARPPVVLLDEPTRGLDYAGKAELARIVADLAADGHAVLLATHDVEFAAHVADDVVVMAEGEVVSSGPPRRVLAESPSFAPQVTKVLGAPWLVVEEVADALAGVTAR from the coding sequence ATGATCGGGCGCGACGTGGTCGAGCTGCGCGGGATCGGGCTGCGCTACGACCGCCACCACGTGCTGCGCGACGTCGACCTCACCCTCGAGGAGGGCGAGCTCGTCGTCGTCTCGGGCCGCACCGGCGTGGGGAAGTCGTCCCTCCTCGGCGTCGTGACCGGGCTGGTGCCGCGCTTCACCGGCGGCGAGCTGACCGGCGACGTGCTGCTCGACGGCCGCAGCATCCTCGACCAGCCGCCGCGCGAGCGCGCGCACCGGGTCGGCTACGTCGGCCAGGACCCGCTCGCCGGGTTCGTGACCGACACGGTCGAGGAGGAGCTCGCCTACGGGATGGAGCAGCTCGGCGTGCCGGCCGAGACGATGCGCCGCCGGGTCGAGGAGACCCTCGACCTGCTCGGCATCGCCGACCTGCGCGCCCGCGACCTCCGGACCCTGTCGGGCGGGCAGCAGCAGCGCGTCGCGATCGGCTCCGTGCTCACGACCCACCCGCGGGTCCTCGTGCTGGACGAGCCCACGTCGGCGCTCGACCCGACGGCCGCCGAGGACGTCCTGGCCACCATCACCCGACTGGTCCACGACCTCGGGCTGACCGTGCTGCTCGCCGAGCACCGCCTCGAGCGGGTCGTGCCGTTCGCCGATCGGATCTGCCTGGTGACCGGCGACGGCGGGATCCGTACGGCCGCGCCCGAGGTCGTCCTGGCCGACTCGCCGGTGGCCCCGCCGCTGGTCGACCTCGGCCGCCTCGCCGGCTGGGACCCGCTGCCGCTCACGGTGCGCGACGCCCGTCGGCACGCCCGGTCGTTGCCGGACCTCCGGCCGCCCACGGACCCCGTGCTGACCGCCGCCGAGCCCCTGGTCGAGGCGCGTGGCGTCACCGTCGTGCACGGCCGCACCGTGGCGGTGCGCGAGGTCGACCTGACCCTCTCCGCCGGTCGGGTGACGGTCCTGATGGGCCGCAACGGCTCGGGCAAGTCCAGCCTGATCTGGACCCTCCAGGGGTCCGGGAAGCGTCGGTCGGGCACGCTGTCGGTGGGCGGCGACGACCCCGCCTCGCTGTCGGCCGCCGAGCGCCGCGCCCACGTCGGGCTGGTCCCGCAGACGGCCGCCGACCTGCTCTACCTCGAGTCGGTCGCCGACGAGTGCGCCGCCGCGGACTCCGGCGCCGAGGCGCGCCCCGACACCTGCCGCGGGCTGCTCGACCGGCTGGCGCCGGGCATCGACCCCGCGACCCACCCCCGCGACCTCTCGGAGGGCCAGCGCCTCGCCCTGGCGCTCGCGATCGTGCTGACCGCGCGTCCGCCGGTCGTCCTGCTCGACGAGCCGACCCGCGGCCTCGACTACGCCGGCAAGGCCGAGCTGGCGCGGATCGTGGCCGACCTCGCCGCCGACGGCCACGCCGTCCTGCTCGCCACCCACGACGTGGAGTTCGCCGCGCACGTGGCCGACGACGTCGTCGTGATGGCCGAGGGCGAGGTGGTCTCCAGCGGGCCGCCGCGGCGCGTGCTCGCCGAGTCGCCGTCGTTCGCCCCGCAGGTCACCAAGGTCCTCGGTGCGCCGTGGCTCGTGGTGGAGGAAGTGGCCGACGCGCTGGCGGGGGTGACGGCGCGATGA